From one Gossypium hirsutum isolate 1008001.06 chromosome D08, Gossypium_hirsutum_v2.1, whole genome shotgun sequence genomic stretch:
- the LOC107908387 gene encoding nitrate reductase [NADH], which translates to MHRVFVDHDYESSSEDEDNEIENYKTMIIKSNSEVEPSILDPRDEATADNWIERNPSLVRLTGKHPFNSEPPLNRLMQHGFITPVPLHYVRNHGAVPKASWDDWTVEITGLVKRPIKLTMDQLVNEFQSREFPVTLVCAGNRRKEQNMIKPTVGFNWGAAGISTSLWRGVPLCDVLKRCGIYSKKHGALNVCFEGAEHLPGGGGCKYGTSIKKEIAMDPSRDIILAYMQNGELLTPDHGFPVRIIIPGFNGGRMVKWLKRIIVTTKESDSFYYYRDNKVFPSHVDLQLANAEGWWYNPECAIDELNINSVITRPCHKEILPINSWTTRRPYTLRGYAYSGGGKEVKRVEVTMDGGETWQVCTVDHAEKPNKYGKFWCWCFWSLDVEVLDLLGAKEIAVRAWDETFNTQPEKLIWNLLGMMNNCWFRVKASENGMVFEHPTLPGNQSGGWMAEERHPENPTIKRSVSTPFMNTASRISMSEVKKHNSVDSAWIVVRGHIYDCTRFLKDHPGGMSSILINAGTDCTDEFDAIHSDEAKNMLEDYRIGELIMTGYVSDSAASSLNTSMHGASNISFLGPIKEVAATRPVALVPPEKIPCKLVDKTSISHDVRRFRFALPSEDQVLGLSVGKHIFLCATIDDKLCMRAYTPTSSIDEVGHFDLVVKIYFKGVHPKFPNGGLMSQYLDSLPLGSSLEVKGPMGHIQYTGRGNFLVHGKPKFAKKLAMLAGGTGITPIYQVIQAILKDPKDETEMYMVYANRTEDNILLKDELDDWAKKHDQLKVWYVKYLVQESIREGGQYSTGFIADSVLRDHIPEGSSDTLALACGPPPMIQFAVQQNLEKMNYDIKDSLLIF; encoded by the exons ATGCACCGTGTTTTCGTCGACCATGATTATGAATCCTCCAGCGAAGATGAAGATAACGAGATCGAAAATTACAAAACCATGATCATCAAATCCAACAGCGAGGTTGAACCGTCGATCTTGGACCCTCGAGACGAAGCAACCGCTGATAATTGGATCGAGCGGAACCCTTCCCTGGTCCGTCTTACAGGGAAACACCCTTTCAACTCTGAACCCCCTTTGAACCGCCTCATGCAGCATGGTTTCATCACTCCGGTTCCTCTCCACTACGTTCGTAACCACGGTGCGGTCCCCAAAGCTTCGTGGGATGACTGGACCGTTGAAATAACCGGTTTAGTTAAAAGGCCGATAAAGTTGACCATGGACCAGCTGGTGAACGAGTTTCAAAGCCGTGAGTTCCCGGTTACCTTGGTTTGCGCCGGGAACCGTCGTAAAGAACAAAACATGATCAAACCAACGGTGGGTTTCAACTGGGGAGCTGCGGGGATTTCAACTTCGCTGTGGAGGGGTGTACCATTGTGTGACGTGCTCAAACGATGTGGGATCTACAGCAAGAAACATGGCGCCCTCAATGTGTGTTTCGAAGGGGCTGAGCATTTGCCCGGCGGCGGCGGGTGCAAGTACGGAACCAGCATCAAGAAGGAGATCGCCATGGACCCATCTCGGGATATTATCTTAGCTTACATGCAAAACGGCGAACTTTTAACCCCGGACCATGGCTTCCCTGTTCGGATCATCATACCAGGGTTCAACGGCGGGAGAATGGTGAAATGGTTGAAACGAATCATCGTTACAACGAAAGAATCCGATAGTTTTTATTACTATAGAGATAACAAGGTCTTTCCTTCCCATGTTGATTTACAGCTAGCCAACGCTGAAG GTTGGTGGTATAATCCGGAATGCGCCATCGATGAGCTAAACATCAACTCGGTGATAACGAGGCCTTGTCATAAAGAGATCTTGCCAATCAACTCGTGGACAACTCGGAGGCCGTACACTTTGAGGGGCTATGCATATTCGG GTGGTGGGAAAGAAGTAAAACGTGTGGAGGTAACAATGGACGGTGGTGAAACCTGGCAGGTCTGCACGGTGGACCACGCTGAAAAGCCGAACAAATACGGAAAATTCTGGTGCTGGTGCTTCTGGTCTCTTGATGTTGAAGTGCTTGACCTTTTGGGAGCCAAAGAGATAGCGGTGCGAGCCTGGGACGAGACCTTTAACACCCAGCCCGAAAAGCTCATTTGGAATCTTCTG GGAATGATGAACAACTGCTGGTTCCGTGTAAAAGCAAGTGAAAACGGGATGGTTTTCGAGCATCCGACTTTGCCAGGCAACCAATCCGGTGGATGGATGGCTGAGGAACGACACCCGGAAAACCCGACCATAAAGAGGAGTGTCTCTACTCCTTTCATGAACACTGCCTCCAGAATTTCGATGTCCGAGGTCAAGAAACACAACTCTGTTGATTCCGCTTGGATCGTCGTCCGTGGTCACATCTATGATTGCACTCGTTTCCTCAAGGATCACCCTGGTGGCATGAGCAGTATTCTCATCAACGCCGGAACCGACTGCACCGACGAGTTCGACGCCATTCACTCCGACGAAGCCAAGAATATGCTAGAAGATTATCGAATTGGTGAGCTGATCATGACAGGTTATGTTTCCGACTCGGCGGCGTCCTCGCTTAATACTTCCATGCATGGAGCGTCGAACATTAGCTTTTTAGGTCCCATTAAAGAAGTTGCAGCCACAAGACCCGTGGCGCTTGTTCCACCTGAGAAAATCCCATGCAAACTTGTCGATAAAACATCCATCTCCCACGATGTTCGTCGGTTCCGATTCGCGTTGCCGTCGGAAGATCAAGTGCTCGGGTTATCCGTAGGGAAGCACATATTTTTGTGTGCCACCATTGATGATAAGCTTTGCATGAGAGCCTACACCCCAACCAGCAGCATTGATGAAGTTGGCCACTTTGATCTAGTCGTCAAGATTTACTTCAAAGGGGTGCACCCGAAATTCCCTAACGGCGGGCTCATGTCACAATATTTGGACTCTCTCCCACTGGGTTCTTCACTAGAGGTGAAGGGTCCTATGGGTCACATCCAATACACCGGTCGAGGCAACTTTTTGGTTCACGGCAAACCTAAGTTTGCCAAGAAACTAGCAATGTTAGCCGGTGGGACGGGGATCACCCCGATTTATCAAGTCATCCAAGCTATTTTAAAGGACCCCAAGGACGAGACCGAGATGTATATGGTGTACGCGAACCGAACTGAGGACAACATTTTGCTGAAAGACGAGCTCGACGATTGGGCTAAGAAGCATGATCAGTTGAAAGTATGGTATGTGAAGTATCTCGTGCAAGAATCTATAAGGGAAGGAGGGCAATATAGCACAGGTTTCATCGCGGATAGTGTGCTGAGGGATCACATCCCGGA